From the Pithys albifrons albifrons isolate INPA30051 chromosome 27, PitAlb_v1, whole genome shotgun sequence genome, the window ACTGTCCTATGACAGCTCTGTCACCCCCGGGAGCCTGTAGAGAAATGTGTCCCCAATACCTGGGCATTTACCACTAATGCCACTCAAAACCCTTTGGGAGTGGCTGAGGTTGTCACAACCCAACATGTCCTCAAATTCAAGGAGAGACGTGACTTCAGAGAGAGATTGGACACCCCCTGCaacacacccagccctgggaaaatgaaagaagagacTGGCCAGAGGTGCTTGTTCAGGAGCCTGGAAGGTTTTTGGGAAATTCgaggagaaaaatattagaaatcCCACTCCCTTTTTCATGTACCCACAAAAACTGAGCTGGGACTTGAAGCAACAGGCTCTAAATTTTCAAAAATGGCCAATGACTTCAACTGAGCACCCTGAACTCAGCACACCTGGGACAGGACCTCCTGGTGAGTTTTGCATTGCTGCATTTCCTCCCTGCTTTGGCAGCATGTGGGAAGGTGCACAAAATGTTACAGAAATCAGACATCTGCCAAATGAGCATCAACATGAGAACTCGATCAACTGAGACCCTCCAAATCCTTTTCTAGTCTCAAGAATTCAAACTGTAcaatttaggaaaataaatactgGAAAGAACAACAAATAGAAGTGCTCCTGCCATTAAAACCAAGGTGAAAAGGAAGAGCTGAGCCAAGTTAATCAGAGAGCTGAAATGAGGTGTTGGAgaagggggctgggggtgactTGGGGTTTGCAGTTAGCTGAGTGATGGGAAATCTCTTGTGTCTGGCTGAGCTCTGAAAGGAAATGCTTTATTGAATCCTCTTTGTGTGAGATTTCAAGCTGCCTCTGGACTGGAAAATAGGACCATTCCAGTGTGTGGCATATTATCAGGAACTGAAGTCTTTAGTGCACATTTTTCTGCCGAGAAAACTCTGATCAGCATAGACACATAACTCAGAGGGCTCAGGAATTAGAAAGATGAATTAGACACAACACATCCATGCACCTCTTTTACCCACTATCCCCAAAATGCTTCACAGAATTAATCATGCTGGCAGCAACAACCAGGCATTAGGAAAGACAGCACAGGTGGGCATAAATTCCCCACACTGAATCGAAACTGTCCTGTGGGCCAGTGGGTCCCAAGCCCATTATCTCAGCTTTCATCCCCTCTGAAACATAATGTTTGCCATGATTGATCTCCTGTGCACTGGCTATCCTGGGACTCGACTCTCAGTGTACTTTCTGCTGCAATTTGGACGcattttgggcagctgcagcctctTGCCATCCCTGTCCAGCACCCCTCATGCTTTGCTGTAATCTGGAGGCTCACGGCTCTCCCCAGGACTGTGCCACCCCAAACACTTGCAGAAGTATTTACTACAAAGAAATGGAGAGAGACAGGCACAACAGGAAAGGATGAGGACAAGTGAGAAGTTCCCAGAGCGCTCCTCACGTCACACAATCTCCCTTGCCATTTTTCACATCTTGCCTCTCCCTTTGTGCTTGGCCACATAACCAGGAAAACAAGACCTGACCAGAGACAGAACAGGCAGCATCAACCagatttccttctcttctgacCCCCTTATTTCATACCACACAACATCTGGATAGGAAGAGCCTGGAATCTCAATCCTGCTGGAAAGGGCAGGGTTTGAGTTCCTGATCTGCTGCCTGCAAACCCAACAGGAGAGTGTCCCACGGGGCTGAGACACACCGAgcatttcccttcctttgcGCCGCCCCACGGCACACAAGCTCCTCGCCTACCTTTGATTGCTGACAAGAAGGAGGACAGAGCCATTCTGGATATTGGCCTCTTTGAGAGTCTCGTGCTCCTCGAGCTGCCTGGAgttgtaataaaatgtcttcttcCAGGAAGTGACGCCCTCCCGCACCAAGAGAGCCCGCAGGTCCATCACCGTGTCCCTGGGCCTGACCGTCAGGGGCATCATCAGGTCCTCGTCAGCCAAGTGCACCTTAATGTGGTACCTCTTCCAGCGGGAAAGGCTCCGGCGCAGCGTGTCcatcctctccagctctgcagggccgcTGTGGCAGAGAGGAGCATCCAGCTGGGAGGTCGGCAAGGCGGGGATGTGGCTCTGAAGAGCCTGTCTGCCTGGAACAAGTTTAAAGTGTCCTGCCAAACCTGTTCCTCCCAGTTGCTGCACTGCATGCTTCACATTCCAGGGAAGAGCTCACCTGGCTCCatgagctgctggctgggaaaCATCTCCCTGAATCATTTCCACACACCCCTAAATCCCAGAATAATTACAACATCTTCACAAAGTGCTCTTCATACCAATGGCTCTTAGAGGACTTTATAGTTGGATCTCCACAGCCATTAGAAACGTGGGTGCATGAGAGAAATGAATGGGTTTAGCAACCTCATGTctcctgctctgaaaagctgccagctggggagAAGACCAGTTGGCAGAGTAGGCATTTAGGAGCCTCACAGCTATTTAATACAGccattttaatgaagaaaagaatGCTGCACAGTGAAAAATTaggacctcattgcagtctacaacttcctcaggaggggaggtggaggggcagctctgatctcatctctgtggtgaccagagacaggacctgagggaatggcctgaagctgtgtcaaggaggtttaggttagatctcagggaaaggtccttcccccagagggtggtgggcactgcccaggctccccagggcagtgggcacagccccaaggctgccagagctccaggagtgtttggacaactcAGGGACAGGGGAGGATTTTTAGGGTGTCAGTGCAGAGCCAGAgtttggactcgatgatccttctGGGTCGCTTCTGActcaacatattctgtgattctgtgaaattcctCATGGAGGAGAGCCAGAGCCTCTTGGAAGATGCAGAGCCTGGCTGTGTGAACTCCCCTCATCAATGCAGATTCCCCAGGAGATCTGTACAGTGACTGTACATGAACAGAAGGGGTAGGACTCACTCACTGCTTGTCATACCCTCAGATATCTGGTACTGACTCACACGTGCTCCTCAGCAGTTCATCACCTTGacttcctcttcctttcaggTACCTGCCTAATTGCAGGGCTGATCATAATCCTGCTCAGCACGTGAGTGGGATCAGCGTCATGGGGCTCCAGGCACACCAGGTAAACAGGGAACAGGAGCCTCAGAGCACCACGAGGAACAAGCAGTACTTTGGGAAATACAAGGACACCTCCAGAAGGAAGGAATTGATGCCAGTCACGGGAGCCTGCTGTAATTGACTGATCCTGCAAGGCAGACTCTGGCAGTCACAAGATGATACTTCAGAGCAAACACCATCAAGATAagaaaccctttttttttctcttttttaaaaaagatcaAGTCACCCTCTTATCTTGTAGGTAACTTCCTGCAGCCCATATTACAGGTATTAATTCCCTTATCCATTCTTCTCAACACAGACCAATGTTTTCAGACCAAAGTACTGCAAGACAGTTGAGTTCAGAGTCTGCTCTTCACTAAAAAGGAGCTGCTCTTGCCCAGTAGATAACAATAGAGTCTGATTTTTGGATATTGTAGAAGGCAGCTCCCATTGAGAACAAATGTCCACTCTCCCATAGAGGAACAAGGTTTCCAGCCCATCTTCTCACCTCCCTTTTCCATCCCCATCACATTATGTCCCTGAcagtaacagcagcaaaatATCTCCAGTTACACCACAGGCAGTGGAGATTTTCTTGTGTGTTTGAGAACTGCAACTTCTGCTGATGTTTCCTTCCCATCACGGGTCGTTCCCAAAGGTCTGATTGTTTTGGTGGGGATGGGAATTCTTGGGTCCTCActctgtccctgagctgctgcaaaggCTTGAGATGAGTCACGTTATGCCTTCATGTTTGTGTTTGCTCACCCCATGACACGTGTAACACATGTCCTCTAAGTGCCTTGTGGGAAAGAGGAACTGCTTTTAGCACTGTCATGGTCTGGGAGCATTTAAAAACTCCTGGATCTACAGATGATAGTCAATGATAGTCTCAGGCACAtgggtgtgactcttgggggtgACCCTGTGCAGAGCTAAGAGGTggacttgatccttgtgggtccctcccaactcagcatattctatgattctgtggttctgtgaatcTTGAAAGCAGGACAACAACACCCCTATTAGTGAAGGAAAAACTAAGATACTAAGCTCTTATAACAGCAAAAAGGCAAAAGTCAGGCTCTGGTCCCATATCCAGGTACCTCAGTGAGGGGTCTCATTTTCAGAGACCTACAGAAACATCCAAGCCTGTTGATTCTCCCTCCattggggtgacattcaccTGGGGAGCCAAACTTCATCCCTGCAGTGCAGTCAGAGTCTCAGGGGTAAAGCAAAGGTCTGATCCAATTCCCAGTGCCATCCAAGGGCAGGTTCTCATTGACAGCAGCCAGACCTGGATCAGGCCCCAGACACACCGAGGTGTGGTGGCTCTGGCCAACAGGATTTGCCTGGTGAGTGCCAAGGGGAACATAAGGCACCCTCATCTCTGCAGAGCCCGTCTGGTGTCAGCGAGTCCATCAGCTCCATCCTTCCAGCATACGTGACAGTCTGACAGCTGCCAAAAGCCTCCCTCAGACACCTTGCAGACAgatcttgtttatttttaggaCAGCTCTTTCCCATCAAGGCTCAGATGAATATCATTACACAGAAAGAGGGGATGGTGGCAGGAAGGAAACAcacaaatactatttttatttctttgcctaTGATGTGGCTCTGCAAACTTTCCTCACATACCCCCATCTGCCCACCTTGGGACCCTTCATTTCATGAAGAGGGATGATATCCCAGCCTTGGAAAGCAGGATaaggagaagcagagcaggaagtCAGCTTATGAAATATTGAGGCAGTGAAACACTCACTGGAAAACGTGAATGTCTAATGCCAGtttcaattaattttgaatttttcattaaaCCATTATTAAAAGCAAGAGGACAGCAGAAATAAGGGAAATTGGCTTGGGCAGTATATTAAGTGCCTTAGTTTTGCCGGAGGATGTTTTATTATCTGTCCAAAGCAATTATTTCACCAGCTCCTGACGGTTTGTAGGCTAAACAGAAGTACAGAATAAAGCTCTAGATGGTCTTTCCTCAAAGTTATTTTAATTCCTGGCCCTTATCCTGCACCTGGCAGCCTGTTTGGGTGTTGTCTCTGGCACATCATCTCTGCAGGAAAAGACATGGAATCAGAGTTCTGGGAATCTGTGATAATGTGTCACTCTGGCATTATttataaatcaaataaaaactTGTTGACTTAATGCTTTTCCCCATATTGGGGGCAAACAAGACATGCAAACATTCAGAGACATTCATCAGGAAAGCctgaaaagcaatttaaaaccCAGATGGGCTGTGATGTTTTTATGGGGGGGAAGAAATAAAGCAACAGGATTTATAAAAAATCTCCTCAAAGCTTCCTTACTCATTGACTAGAGCAGAGAAACACCTGCCTAAATTAGGAGCTTTATTAAGACATCTCAAGCTGGTTGAGATTATCCTGGACTTTATAATATCTTCTTATGATGCCAGACTAGAAATGCTCATTTTTTAGGAAGGTGGGTTTCTTGGTTGATTGTTGGACAGTgttctgctgtttgctgtgctgctctccttgAAAAGGGTGACAGAGGAGAAATAGGACGATTCtcaataaaggaaataaatatctCTATAGGGATATAAAGGTTTCTCTATTTCCTTGTAGTAATCATAGAGAAACTCAAACATCTGGGGGAAAACTAACCCTGATTTCCCCTGGGAAAGCCTGTAAGGTTTTAAGGAAAGCACTGAGTGATAGGAAGGGATTGGTGGGATCTGCCTTGCCAGAAAGACCAGCACTGTCAAGGTGCTTTTCTGGCTTTTCTGGCAAGGCAGATCCCACCAATCCCTTCCTACCACTCAGTGCTTTCCTACTCCTGAGATGTGCTTGGTTATGAAATGACTGGGCTCACTTTATGTGTCAAGTTACATCTACAGCAAATGAACAAAGAGCTAATAAATGATTAATAAAGGCTTTAAGAAATTGGTAATTAAATGCAACAGCTTTTTAGAGTCCAACAGATAAGCACAAAATATGTAAGCCCAAGTGATAACACTTTCTCCTGATATAACTTATCTGCAGCCCACTGCTCACATCTGCAAAAGGGCTTAGGAACATGATTAACTTCTTCTGCACCAGGAACAAACAGGGCCTTTCTCTGATGGAGCAGCACTTCTCCTGGGGATTAGGGCAAAATCCTCATTGTTTAGATCATTTTAAATCCAGAAAAGCTGGAAGGAGCTTATGTTAATT encodes:
- the TINCR gene encoding LOW QUALITY PROTEIN: TINCR ubiquitin domain containing (The sequence of the model RefSeq protein was modified relative to this genomic sequence to represent the inferred CDS: deleted 2 bases in 2 codons): MQCSNWEEQVWQDTLTCSRQTGSSEPHPALPTSQLDAPLCHSGPAELERMDTLRRSLSRWKRYHIKVHLADEDLMMPLTVRPRDTVMDLRALLVREGVTSWKKTFYYNSRQLEEHETLKEANIQNGSVLLLVSNQR